From a single Gavia stellata isolate bGavSte3 chromosome 37, bGavSte3.hap2, whole genome shotgun sequence genomic region:
- the LOC104260040 gene encoding protein PET117 homolog, mitochondrial has translation MSRSSRAVLAVSALFSAATVVAVHVQQRRERERLHSGVLRDLERQNQKEENIRLLEEQIALTKQLMEERDKELMEKGSQQP, from the exons ATGTCGAGGAGCTCCCGGGCGGTGCTGGCCGTCTCCGCGCTGTTCTCCGCCGCCACCGTGGTGGCCGTGCACGTCCAGCAGCGGCGGGAGCGGGAG AGGCTGCACAGTGGAGTTCTCAGAGATCTTGAGCGTCAAAATCAGAAAGAGGAGAATATTCGCCTGCTAGAAGAGCAGATTGCTTTGACAAAGCAGCTTATGGAGGAAAGAGACAAGGAGCTGATGGAAAAAGGGTCCCAGCAGCCCTAG